A genomic stretch from Streptomyces sp. SAI-127 includes:
- a CDS encoding SDR family oxidoreductase yields MTSSTFGPAAFDLGLAGRSAVVTGAGRGIGLAVVEALLGAGARVVAGSRGRTDALDALVKGGAELTVVELDLTEPGAPPALVAEAVAGYGGVDVLVNNVGAVRPRVDGFQAVSDADWDWAFTINFMAAVRATRAALPHLIASGDGRIVTVSSVNARLPDPLVIDYSAAKAALTNFCKALSKQVGREGVRVNTVSPGPVETALWKGAGGVADTVGQSLGVDPGEVARNAAGAAATGRFSTPAEVADLVLYLASRRSGNITGADFLIDGGMIDAL; encoded by the coding sequence ATGACGTCGAGCACCTTCGGGCCCGCAGCCTTCGACCTCGGTCTGGCCGGGCGGAGTGCCGTGGTCACCGGGGCCGGGCGCGGGATCGGACTGGCGGTCGTCGAGGCACTCCTCGGCGCCGGCGCCCGCGTCGTGGCGGGTTCGAGAGGGCGTACCGATGCCCTCGACGCCCTGGTCAAGGGCGGCGCCGAACTCACCGTCGTGGAGCTGGATCTGACCGAGCCCGGCGCCCCGCCCGCGCTGGTGGCGGAGGCGGTCGCCGGGTACGGCGGCGTCGACGTGCTGGTGAACAACGTCGGCGCGGTGCGTCCGCGCGTGGACGGTTTCCAGGCCGTGTCCGACGCCGACTGGGACTGGGCCTTCACGATCAACTTCATGGCCGCCGTACGGGCCACCCGTGCCGCACTGCCTCACCTGATCGCGAGTGGCGACGGACGGATCGTCACCGTCTCCTCGGTCAACGCCCGCCTGCCCGATCCCCTGGTCATCGACTACAGCGCCGCCAAAGCCGCGCTGACGAACTTCTGCAAGGCCCTGTCCAAGCAGGTCGGGCGGGAGGGCGTCCGCGTCAACACGGTGAGTCCCGGGCCCGTCGAGACCGCGCTGTGGAAGGGCGCGGGCGGTGTCGCCGACACCGTCGGGCAGTCGCTGGGCGTCGATCCGGGCGAGGTCGCACGCAACGCCGCCGGGGCGGCGGCCACCGGGCGGTTCAGCACTCCGGCCGAGGTCGCCGACCTCGTGCTCTACCTGGCGAGCCGGCGCTCGGGGAACATCACCGGTGCGGACTTCCTGATCGACGGAGGCATGATCGACGCTCTCTGA
- a CDS encoding LuxR family transcriptional regulator produces the protein MVWNGVQQASGRSPAMVGRHAEREVIGRLLDAVRDGLSGALVLTGEPGIGKTRLLDHAAARATDLRVVRLTAVEQETGLGFGALHRLLRPFLNRAARLPEPQGAALNAALGLAKGSPADRYLVGLATLTLLSEVAADQPLLFLVDDAQWLDRESAEALAFAARRLHADSLGLIIAVRDALGGAGLFEALDAHAVTGLPESEAKILLSYGTRRVDPAVADRIVAGTGGNPLALLELADALAAEQLSGVAPLPEPLPVGHLLKDHFQRLVRALPPETEALLLLLAAAPSGDMGMMWRAAGRLGLSARAVEPAVVAGVLGRGMPTAFRHPLIRSAVYAGAEPAERRRTHAALAAACDAVRDADRRAWHRAEATCEGVDDQVADDLEAASERARSRGGHAQQALFLSRAADFTGDPGKRAERLLDAAQAHLISGDASAARTALDLAGADIRGPVMRTRELRIRATAQMFGVVVADVPAMLMDAVTGLGPQDPRLTWELLCEALHAALVAHGRTQGTSLTEVAAAVAAARHRPDTVAYGRDLLMEGLARRVAGGYEHGAPALRTALDRLRNAGEIGDANSPFAVMLSMACDDRWDVRAERDISGRLAAADRDAGALYALGMTLLVEARCELWDGRFAEAEVRYAEFEDIAADTGFRGGGDINRLHLFALTGREAELRSAVRRTAEMRSIGHGLLQLLAQHALTLFELGQGRYRQAMGHARAVFEEDPLACGSLVLPLLVEACVRTGDRAGAGEAMARLEERAPLAGTPWALGTLALGRALTADGDEAEKFYEESVELLGQVPVALEQARSRLLFGEWLRRGKRRADARAQLRAAYESFDAFGAVPYAERARIELLATGETARRRTEETRFDLTPRERQVASMAASGLTNVEIATRLFVTTSTVEFHMNKVFRKLGVTSRKQIPRAIGTPGADPGLRPDAGRGQP, from the coding sequence ATGGTGTGGAACGGCGTCCAGCAGGCATCCGGACGGTCCCCGGCCATGGTCGGCCGTCACGCGGAACGGGAGGTCATAGGACGGCTCCTCGACGCCGTACGCGACGGCCTGAGCGGAGCCCTGGTCCTGACCGGCGAACCCGGAATCGGCAAGACCCGGCTGCTGGACCACGCCGCGGCCCGGGCCACGGATCTGCGCGTGGTCCGCCTGACCGCGGTCGAGCAGGAGACCGGTCTCGGCTTCGGCGCCCTGCACCGGCTGCTGCGGCCGTTCCTGAACCGGGCGGCCCGGCTGCCCGAGCCGCAGGGGGCCGCACTGAACGCGGCTCTGGGCCTGGCGAAGGGGTCGCCCGCGGACCGCTACCTGGTCGGGCTCGCGACGCTCACCCTGCTGTCCGAGGTCGCCGCCGATCAGCCACTGCTCTTCCTGGTGGACGACGCGCAGTGGCTGGACCGGGAGTCGGCCGAGGCCCTCGCGTTCGCCGCTCGCCGACTGCATGCCGACTCCCTGGGCCTGATCATCGCCGTCCGCGACGCCCTCGGCGGCGCGGGCCTGTTCGAGGCGCTGGACGCGCACGCCGTGACCGGCCTGCCCGAGTCCGAGGCCAAGATCCTGCTCTCCTACGGCACCCGGCGGGTCGACCCGGCCGTGGCCGACCGGATCGTCGCCGGCACCGGCGGCAATCCGCTCGCGCTGCTGGAACTGGCCGACGCCCTCGCTGCCGAGCAACTGTCCGGTGTCGCCCCGTTGCCCGAACCGCTGCCGGTGGGCCACCTGCTGAAGGACCACTTCCAGCGCCTCGTCCGAGCCCTGCCGCCGGAGACCGAAGCCCTGTTGCTGCTGCTCGCGGCGGCTCCCTCGGGAGACATGGGCATGATGTGGCGGGCGGCCGGGAGGCTCGGCCTGTCGGCCCGCGCCGTCGAGCCGGCGGTCGTCGCGGGTGTTCTCGGCCGGGGCATGCCGACGGCCTTCCGGCATCCTCTGATCCGCTCCGCGGTGTACGCCGGCGCCGAACCCGCAGAGCGCCGCCGCACCCATGCGGCACTGGCCGCCGCCTGCGACGCCGTACGGGACGCCGACCGCCGTGCCTGGCACCGGGCCGAAGCCACCTGCGAGGGCGTGGACGACCAGGTCGCCGACGATCTGGAGGCCGCCTCCGAGCGAGCCCGCTCCCGCGGCGGTCACGCCCAGCAGGCGCTGTTCCTCTCGCGTGCCGCCGACTTCACCGGTGACCCGGGCAAGCGGGCCGAGCGGCTGCTCGACGCAGCGCAGGCCCATCTGATCTCGGGCGACGCGTCGGCGGCACGGACCGCGCTGGACCTGGCCGGCGCCGACATCCGTGGCCCGGTGATGCGCACGCGCGAGCTGCGAATACGGGCGACCGCGCAGATGTTCGGAGTCGTCGTCGCCGATGTCCCCGCGATGCTGATGGACGCCGTGACCGGGCTCGGTCCGCAGGACCCACGGCTGACCTGGGAGCTGCTCTGTGAGGCGCTGCACGCCGCGCTGGTCGCCCACGGCCGTACGCAGGGCACGTCGTTGACCGAGGTCGCGGCGGCCGTTGCCGCCGCCCGGCACCGTCCGGACACCGTCGCGTACGGCCGTGACCTGCTGATGGAGGGTCTGGCCCGGCGCGTGGCCGGGGGCTACGAACACGGCGCGCCCGCGCTGCGCACCGCTCTGGACCGGCTGCGGAACGCCGGCGAGATCGGGGACGCGAACAGTCCGTTCGCGGTGATGCTGTCCATGGCCTGCGACGATCGGTGGGACGTCCGGGCCGAGCGCGACATCTCCGGCCGTCTGGCGGCGGCGGACCGCGATGCCGGCGCGCTGTACGCGCTGGGCATGACGCTGCTCGTGGAGGCGCGCTGCGAACTCTGGGACGGACGGTTCGCGGAGGCGGAGGTCCGTTACGCCGAGTTCGAGGACATAGCGGCCGACACCGGCTTCCGCGGCGGCGGAGACATCAACCGGCTCCATCTCTTCGCCCTGACCGGCAGGGAGGCGGAATTGCGGTCAGCGGTGCGCCGGACGGCGGAGATGAGGAGCATCGGCCACGGCCTGCTCCAGCTCCTGGCGCAGCACGCACTGACCCTGTTCGAGCTGGGGCAGGGCCGCTACCGGCAGGCGATGGGGCACGCGCGGGCGGTTTTCGAGGAGGACCCCTTGGCCTGCGGCAGTCTTGTCCTCCCGCTGCTCGTGGAGGCCTGTGTGCGCACCGGCGACCGAGCCGGGGCCGGTGAGGCCATGGCCCGGCTGGAGGAACGCGCCCCACTCGCCGGTACGCCCTGGGCCCTGGGCACCCTGGCCCTCGGCCGGGCGCTGACCGCCGACGGCGACGAAGCCGAGAAGTTCTACGAGGAGTCGGTCGAACTGCTGGGCCAGGTTCCGGTAGCCCTTGAGCAGGCTCGGTCCCGGCTGCTGTTCGGTGAGTGGCTGCGCCGGGGCAAGCGGCGTGCCGATGCCAGGGCACAGCTGCGTGCCGCGTACGAGAGCTTCGACGCCTTCGGCGCGGTGCCGTACGCCGAGCGGGCCCGGATCGAGTTGCTGGCCACCGGCGAGACGGCCCGCAGGCGGACGGAGGAGACCAGGTTCGATCTGACGCCCCGGGAACGGCAGGTGGCCTCCATGGCCGCTTCGGGGCTGACGAACGTGGAGATCGCGACGCGGTTGTTCGTGACCACGTCCACCGTGGAGTTCCATATGAACAAGGTGTTCCGCAAGCTCGGCGTCACCTCTCGCAAACAGATACCTCGCGCGATCGGCACACCGGGGGCCGACCCGGGCCTACGGCCGGACGCAGGCCGCGGCCAGCCGTAG
- a CDS encoding LuxR family transcriptional regulator — MELIGRDDQLDLLRRLLADPRSHGSALLVRGAPGIGKTALLAETATLAERLGYRILRTSGVEAESDIPYAGLQLVLRPLSAGAAELAAPHRQALDTALGHAEAAVPDVFLVGLAVLNLLADAAAVAPVLVLADDVQWLDDATAGVLAFVARRVGTEPVVMVGAARDGYRSRLSPDEVTSVTLAPLTDGQAAELLADHAPDLRPTAHRRLLAEAAGNPLALTELSRTLGASADPHVSQLPLTERLERAFTDRLETLPDITRALLRIAALNDSPSLPEIYTATRQLTGATASAAELDPAVRTRLVHVVGTELRFGHPLMRSAIQQTMPGGVRRAAHAALSAVLDQEPDRQLRHRAAAADGPAEAVAAALEDAAHRAARRGGIAAAVTALEQAAALSEDVGHRAERLLRAADFAVELGRPETVTRLLDQALTGPLSRRQHATVVWLRGGFDEGLHGHSSGAVSLTALAEEMAAEDRALALRILWSAAQLCFWSEPGAEGRRGVLQAVERMELDELDPWRLAICAYAAPVDRGAFVLDRARHVALKEGDDGRAYRMLSTASLLVGGYDLARVFSAAGGAPLRVQGRLGLLARTVGADAWSALVVGDLGAAIAATEESRRLARETSQTMMYALMTATAAKLAAVRGEVDSALQLAEEAEEIGLPAGARPVLATATMARGLAALGAGRFEEAFGHFRRLHDPADPAFQVALRLTTVGDLVDAATHCGRLEAVLPIVTELEEVAVVTPAPVLHADLRLARALLASDEDADPLFTAALGADLSAWPLIRARTHLAYGEWLRRRRRSVESRDHLRAARDMFDALGAIPWGEKARRELRAAGEASRRRAPDARDQLTAHELQIVQLAADGLTNREIGQRLYLSHRTVSSHLHRIFPKLGVVSRAELRTVVSALS, encoded by the coding sequence GTGGAGCTCATCGGTCGGGACGATCAGCTGGATCTGTTGCGCCGATTGCTTGCCGATCCGCGGAGCCACGGGAGCGCGCTGCTGGTCCGTGGGGCGCCCGGAATCGGGAAGACGGCGTTGCTCGCCGAGACCGCCACGCTCGCCGAAAGGCTCGGCTACCGGATTCTGCGCACCAGCGGTGTCGAAGCCGAGAGCGACATCCCCTACGCCGGTCTGCAACTGGTTCTCCGCCCGTTGTCCGCGGGGGCCGCCGAACTCGCCGCGCCGCACCGGCAAGCACTGGACACCGCTCTCGGGCACGCCGAGGCCGCTGTCCCGGACGTCTTCCTGGTCGGTCTGGCGGTTCTCAACCTCCTGGCCGACGCTGCCGCGGTCGCTCCGGTGCTGGTCCTGGCCGACGACGTCCAGTGGCTCGACGACGCCACCGCCGGCGTCCTGGCCTTCGTGGCGCGCAGGGTCGGCACGGAGCCGGTGGTCATGGTGGGCGCCGCGCGCGACGGCTACCGGTCGCGTCTGAGCCCCGACGAAGTCACCTCCGTGACCCTGGCCCCGCTCACGGACGGCCAGGCCGCGGAACTCCTGGCGGACCACGCTCCGGACCTGCGTCCCACGGCACATCGCCGACTGCTGGCCGAGGCGGCCGGGAACCCCTTGGCGCTGACGGAGCTGTCACGCACCCTCGGCGCCTCGGCGGATCCGCACGTCTCCCAACTGCCCCTCACCGAGCGGCTGGAGCGGGCCTTCACCGACCGCCTGGAGACCCTGCCGGACATCACCCGGGCTCTGCTGCGGATCGCTGCTCTCAACGACAGTCCGTCGCTTCCCGAGATCTACACCGCGACCCGGCAGCTGACCGGCGCGACGGCCTCGGCCGCGGAACTCGACCCTGCCGTGCGTACCCGGCTCGTGCACGTCGTCGGCACCGAGCTGCGCTTCGGGCATCCGCTGATGCGGTCGGCGATCCAGCAGACCATGCCCGGCGGTGTCCGCCGCGCCGCGCACGCCGCCCTCTCGGCCGTACTCGATCAGGAGCCGGACCGACAACTACGTCATCGGGCGGCCGCGGCCGACGGCCCGGCGGAGGCGGTCGCCGCCGCGTTGGAGGACGCCGCTCACCGGGCCGCGCGCCGCGGCGGCATCGCGGCGGCTGTCACGGCCCTCGAGCAGGCCGCCGCACTCAGCGAGGACGTCGGCCACCGAGCGGAACGGCTGTTGCGGGCGGCCGACTTCGCCGTCGAGCTCGGCCGGCCCGAGACCGTGACCCGGTTGCTGGACCAGGCCCTCACCGGGCCGCTGTCACGGCGGCAGCACGCCACGGTCGTCTGGCTGCGCGGGGGCTTCGACGAGGGACTGCACGGCCACTCGTCCGGCGCCGTCTCGCTGACGGCACTCGCCGAGGAGATGGCAGCGGAGGACCGCGCGCTGGCGCTGCGGATCCTGTGGAGCGCCGCCCAACTGTGCTTCTGGTCCGAACCGGGGGCGGAGGGACGCCGCGGGGTCCTTCAGGCCGTGGAGCGGATGGAGCTGGACGAACTCGATCCGTGGCGGCTGGCCATCTGCGCCTACGCCGCGCCGGTCGATCGCGGCGCCTTCGTCCTGGACCGTGCCCGGCACGTCGCGTTGAAAGAAGGTGACGACGGCCGCGCCTACCGCATGCTCAGCACCGCCTCGCTGCTCGTCGGCGGCTACGACCTGGCCCGGGTGTTCTCGGCGGCCGGCGGTGCGCCGCTGCGTGTCCAGGGACGGCTGGGGCTGTTGGCCCGTACGGTCGGTGCGGACGCGTGGAGCGCCCTGGTGGTGGGCGACCTCGGTGCGGCGATCGCCGCGACCGAGGAATCACGAAGGCTGGCGCGCGAGACCAGCCAGACGATGATGTACGCGTTGATGACCGCCACCGCGGCCAAGCTGGCCGCGGTGCGGGGCGAGGTGGATTCCGCCCTGCAACTGGCCGAGGAGGCGGAGGAGATCGGGCTTCCGGCCGGGGCGCGTCCGGTGCTGGCCACCGCGACGATGGCGCGCGGGCTGGCCGCGTTGGGCGCCGGGCGGTTCGAGGAGGCCTTCGGTCACTTCCGCCGGCTTCACGATCCGGCGGACCCCGCCTTCCAGGTCGCCCTGCGGCTGACCACCGTAGGCGACCTCGTGGACGCGGCGACGCACTGCGGGCGCCTGGAGGCCGTGCTCCCGATCGTGACCGAGCTGGAAGAGGTCGCCGTGGTGACCCCCGCGCCGGTACTGCACGCCGACCTGCGGCTGGCCCGGGCCCTGCTGGCCTCCGATGAGGACGCCGACCCGCTCTTCACGGCCGCGTTGGGCGCCGATCTCAGCGCGTGGCCACTGATCAGGGCCCGGACCCACCTGGCCTATGGCGAGTGGCTCCGGCGCCGTCGGCGCAGTGTCGAGTCCCGCGACCACCTCCGGGCGGCCCGCGACATGTTCGACGCGCTCGGCGCGATCCCGTGGGGGGAGAAGGCCCGCCGGGAACTGCGGGCCGCGGGTGAGGCCAGCCGCCGCCGGGCCCCGGACGCCCGTGACCAGCTGACCGCCCACGAGCTGCAGATCGTCCAGCTCGCCGCCGACGGGTTGACCAACCGCGAGATAGGCCAGCGGCTCTACCTGTCGCACCGGACCGTCAGCTCGCATCTCCACCGGATCTTCCCCAAGCTGGGCGTGGTCTCGCGCGCCGAGCTGCGCACAGTGGTCAGCGCACTGTCCTGA
- the eno gene encoding phosphopyruvate hydratase, with protein MTVISRVVAREIIDSRGNPTVEVDVELKDGSLGRAAVPSGASTGAREAVELRDGDPTRFHGKGVRRAVDAVNESIADAVIGLDAENQAAVDLTMIELDGTDTKSRLGANALLGVSLATAKAAAAAHRLPLYRYVGGVDARLLPVPMMNIVNGGAHADNPLDFQEFMIAPIGAATFAEAVRMGSEVFHTLRRSLIDAGHSVNVGDEGGFAPDLRTAEETLDFVVSAIERTGYKPGSDITIVMDPATSEFFRDGVYDYTGEGVRRSPAEHAAYLAELVDRYPVASIEDPMAEDDHDGWRDLTAQLGDRCQLTGDDVFCTNDTLLRAGIRDGIANSILVKVNQIGTLTETLATVATAHRAGYTVVMSHRSGETEDTTISDLAVATGCGQIKTGSLSRADRTAKYNQLVRIEEELGSQARYAGRADLGLRR; from the coding sequence GTGACCGTCATCAGCCGGGTCGTCGCACGAGAGATCATCGACAGTCGGGGCAATCCGACCGTCGAGGTCGACGTGGAACTCAAGGACGGCTCGCTCGGCCGCGCCGCCGTCCCCTCCGGTGCCTCCACCGGCGCACGCGAGGCGGTCGAACTGCGCGACGGCGACCCGACCCGCTTCCACGGCAAGGGAGTCCGGCGGGCCGTGGACGCCGTGAACGAGAGCATCGCGGACGCCGTGATCGGCCTCGACGCGGAGAACCAGGCGGCCGTCGACCTGACGATGATCGAACTGGACGGCACGGACACCAAGTCGCGCCTCGGCGCCAACGCCCTGCTCGGCGTCTCCCTGGCCACCGCCAAGGCCGCCGCGGCCGCCCACCGTCTGCCGCTGTACCGCTACGTCGGCGGAGTCGACGCCCGCCTGCTGCCGGTGCCGATGATGAACATCGTCAACGGCGGCGCCCACGCCGACAATCCGCTCGACTTCCAGGAGTTCATGATCGCCCCCATCGGCGCGGCGACCTTCGCCGAGGCCGTCCGCATGGGCTCGGAGGTCTTCCACACGCTGCGCCGCTCCCTGATCGACGCCGGCCACAGCGTGAACGTCGGCGACGAGGGCGGCTTCGCCCCCGATCTGCGCACCGCCGAGGAGACCCTGGACTTCGTCGTCAGCGCCATCGAGCGGACCGGCTACAAGCCCGGTTCCGACATCACGATCGTCATGGACCCGGCCACGTCGGAGTTCTTCCGCGACGGTGTCTACGACTACACGGGCGAGGGCGTCCGCCGCTCCCCCGCCGAACACGCCGCGTATCTGGCGGAGTTGGTAGACCGCTACCCCGTCGCCTCCATCGAGGACCCCATGGCCGAGGACGACCACGACGGCTGGCGCGACCTGACCGCCCAACTCGGCGACCGCTGCCAGCTCACCGGCGACGACGTCTTCTGCACCAACGACACGCTACTGCGCGCCGGCATCCGCGACGGCATCGCCAACTCGATCCTGGTGAAGGTCAACCAGATCGGCACCCTCACCGAGACCCTGGCCACCGTCGCCACCGCCCACCGCGCCGGCTACACCGTCGTCATGTCCCACCGCTCCGGCGAGACCGAGGACACCACCATCTCCGACCTCGCCGTCGCGACCGGCTGCGGCCAGATCAAGACCGGCTCCCTCTCCCGCGCCGACCGCACCGCGAAGTACAACCAACTCGTCCGCATCGAAGAGGAGTTGGGCAGCCAGGCCCGTTACGCCGGCAGGGCCGACCTGGGACTGCGCCGCTGA
- a CDS encoding winged helix-turn-helix transcriptional regulator, producing MRMHNADENCGIAQAATVLGDWWNVLVLREVARGHVRFDALAAELGLSRKVLTERLGRLVAQGVLQRSLYQRRPVRYEYLLTDAGAALLPLLVAMQDWGDRWLLGDGRLTATAAADGAEHARVHALTGTRLPEGLELPCTQGENLPVVSPDAHATVLFTYPGTGVEWGPVPGAAGCALENRLFRDAWPGFRRTDVDVRGVSTQFTDEQQEFAHAEVIPFPLLSDAGHQLTAALRLPTFRAAGRLRHKRLILVIDAERTVRHALFPVVDIPHAVDESLRLAAACVRP from the coding sequence ATGAGGATGCACAACGCCGATGAGAACTGCGGCATCGCCCAGGCCGCCACGGTCCTGGGGGACTGGTGGAACGTCCTGGTGCTGCGGGAGGTCGCCCGTGGTCATGTCCGCTTCGACGCACTGGCCGCCGAACTCGGCCTGTCCCGCAAGGTGCTCACCGAGCGCCTCGGCCGACTGGTCGCCCAGGGGGTGCTGCAGCGCAGCCTCTATCAGCGGCGTCCGGTGCGTTACGAGTACCTGCTCACCGACGCCGGCGCCGCGCTGTTGCCTCTCCTCGTCGCCATGCAGGACTGGGGCGACCGCTGGCTGCTCGGCGACGGCCGCCTCACCGCGACCGCGGCGGCGGACGGCGCGGAGCACGCCCGTGTGCACGCCCTCACCGGCACCCGCCTGCCCGAAGGGCTCGAACTCCCCTGCACACAGGGCGAGAACCTGCCCGTCGTCTCACCGGACGCCCACGCCACCGTGCTGTTCACCTACCCCGGCACCGGAGTCGAATGGGGGCCTGTCCCCGGCGCCGCCGGCTGCGCACTGGAGAACCGCCTCTTCCGGGATGCCTGGCCCGGCTTCCGGCGGACGGACGTGGACGTACGCGGAGTCAGCACTCAATTCACGGACGAACAGCAGGAGTTCGCGCACGCCGAGGTCATCCCGTTCCCCCTTCTCTCCGATGCCGGCCACCAACTGACCGCGGCCCTGCGCTTGCCGACCTTCCGCGCCGCGGGCCGGCTGCGGCACAAGCGGCTGATCCTCGTCATCGACGCCGAACGGACCGTACGGCATGCTCTGTTCCCGGTCGTCGACATCCCGCACGCGGTCGACGAGAGCCTACGGCTGGCCGCGGCCTGCGTCCGGCCGTAG
- a CDS encoding phosphoketolase family protein has protein sequence MSEAQRVEHQDATVLSDDELRTLDAHWRAANYLAVGQIYLLANPLLTEPLKPEHIKPRLLGHWGTSPGLNLVHTHLNRVIKARGLDALCVWGPGHGGPSVLANSWLEGSYSETYPDVPRDGQGMERLFRQFSFPGGVPSHVAPETPGSIHEGGELGYSLSHAYGAAFDNPDLLVACVIGDGEAETGPLAAAWHSNKFLDPVHDGAVLPILHLNGYKIANPTVLARLPEAELDALLRGYGHDPIHVTGDDPMAVHRAMAHAFDQALDRIEMMQRTAREDGVSERVHWPVIVLRTPKGWTGPAEVDGVPVEGTWRAHQVPLAGVRENPEHLRQLEAWLRSYHPQQLFDTDGRPVADVLACVPEGKKRLGSSPHANGGLLVRDLPVPDLDRFAVPVDKPGTTLHEPTRVLGDLLEQVMHDTSSRRDFRVVGPDETASNRLQAVFNASGKAWQAELLPVDEHLERHGRVMEILSEHTCQGWLEGYLLTGRHGLFSCYEAFVHIVDSMVNQHIKWLKTSRELAWRAPIASLNYLLTSHVWRQDHNGFSHQDPGFVDHVLNKSPEVVRVYLPPDANTLLSVADHVLRSRDYVNVVVAGKQPCFDWLSMDQARAHCARGAGIWDWAGTEDGSREPDAVLACAGDVPTLEVLAAAQLLRRHLPDLAVRVVNVVDMTRLLPREEHPHGMSDFEYDGLFTTDKPVIFAYHGYPWLIHRLSYRRIGHKNLHVRGYKESGTTTTPFDMVVRNDLDRYRLVMDVIDRVPGLAVRAAAVRQEMADARTRHHAWIREYGTDLPEVADWTWNA, from the coding sequence CACCCACCTCAACCGTGTGATCAAGGCGCGCGGGCTGGACGCGCTGTGCGTGTGGGGGCCGGGGCACGGCGGGCCGTCGGTCCTCGCCAACTCCTGGCTGGAGGGCAGCTACAGCGAGACCTACCCGGACGTGCCGCGCGACGGGCAGGGGATGGAGCGGCTGTTCCGGCAGTTCTCCTTCCCCGGCGGGGTACCGAGCCATGTGGCGCCGGAGACTCCGGGGTCGATCCATGAGGGCGGTGAGCTCGGCTACTCCCTCTCGCACGCCTACGGTGCGGCCTTCGACAACCCGGACCTGCTGGTCGCCTGTGTGATCGGCGACGGGGAGGCGGAGACCGGGCCGCTCGCCGCCGCCTGGCACTCCAACAAGTTCCTCGACCCGGTACACGACGGCGCGGTCCTGCCGATCCTCCACCTCAACGGCTACAAGATCGCGAATCCGACGGTGCTGGCCCGCCTCCCGGAGGCCGAACTCGACGCGCTGCTGCGCGGCTACGGCCACGACCCGATCCACGTCACCGGCGACGACCCGATGGCCGTCCACCGTGCCATGGCCCACGCCTTCGACCAGGCCCTGGACCGGATCGAGATGATGCAGCGGACGGCCCGCGAGGACGGCGTGAGCGAGCGGGTGCACTGGCCCGTCATCGTGCTGCGCACGCCCAAGGGCTGGACCGGCCCGGCCGAGGTGGACGGTGTCCCCGTCGAGGGCACCTGGCGCGCCCACCAGGTTCCGCTGGCGGGCGTACGCGAAAACCCCGAGCACCTGCGGCAGTTGGAGGCCTGGCTGCGGTCGTACCACCCGCAGCAGCTCTTCGACACCGACGGCCGCCCCGTGGCGGACGTCCTCGCCTGCGTGCCGGAGGGCAAAAAGCGCCTCGGCTCCAGTCCGCACGCCAACGGCGGCCTGCTCGTACGCGACCTGCCCGTCCCGGATCTCGACCGCTTCGCCGTACCCGTCGACAAGCCGGGCACCACCCTGCACGAGCCGACCCGGGTCCTCGGCGACCTCCTCGAACAGGTCATGCACGACACCTCGTCCCGCCGGGACTTCCGGGTCGTCGGCCCCGACGAGACCGCCTCCAACCGCCTCCAGGCCGTCTTCAACGCCAGCGGCAAGGCCTGGCAGGCCGAGCTGCTCCCGGTCGACGAACACCTCGAACGGCACGGCCGGGTGATGGAGATCCTCTCCGAACACACCTGCCAGGGCTGGCTGGAGGGCTATCTGCTGACCGGTCGGCACGGGCTGTTCTCCTGCTACGAGGCGTTCGTGCACATCGTCGACTCGATGGTCAACCAGCACATCAAGTGGCTGAAGACATCACGGGAGTTGGCCTGGCGCGCTCCGATCGCCTCCCTCAACTACCTGCTGACCTCGCACGTCTGGCGCCAGGACCACAACGGCTTCTCCCACCAGGACCCCGGTTTCGTCGACCACGTCCTCAACAAGAGCCCCGAGGTCGTCCGCGTCTATCTGCCGCCGGACGCCAACACCCTGCTCTCCGTCGCGGATCACGTGCTGCGCAGCCGCGACTACGTCAATGTCGTCGTCGCCGGCAAGCAGCCCTGCTTCGACTGGCTGTCCATGGACCAGGCCCGCGCCCACTGCGCCCGCGGGGCCGGGATCTGGGACTGGGCGGGCACCGAGGACGGCTCCCGCGAACCCGACGCCGTCCTGGCTTGCGCCGGTGACGTACCCACCCTGGAGGTGCTGGCCGCCGCGCAGCTGCTGCGCCGTCATCTGCCGGACCTCGCCGTCCGCGTGGTCAACGTCGTCGACATGACCCGGCTGCTGCCCCGCGAGGAACACCCGCACGGGATGAGCGACTTCGAGTACGACGGCCTGTTCACCACCGACAAGCCGGTGATCTTCGCCTACCACGGCTACCCCTGGCTCATCCACCGCCTCAGCTACCGCCGCATCGGCCACAAGAACCTGCATGTGCGCGGCTACAAGGAGTCCGGCACGACGACCACCCCCTTCGACATGGTGGTCCGCAACGACCTCGACCGCTACCGCCTGGTCATGGACGTCATCGACCGCGTCCCCGGCCTCGCCGTCCGCGCCGCCGCCGTACGGCAGGAGATGGCCGACGCCCGCACCCGCCACCACGCCTGGATCCGCGAGTACGGCACCGACCTGCCTGAGGTCGCCGACTGGACCTGGAACGCTTGA